One segment of Phaeacidiphilus oryzae TH49 DNA contains the following:
- a CDS encoding Clp protease N-terminal domain-containing protein — MDQFPVSLDNLIAFVRAIHPEGDPLAHLGDAMRVSSRLEDQGDALIGHFVDQARRSGASWTQIGERMGVSKQAAQKRFVARADELVPGGAGKMFGRFAPRARNALVAARRIAAGDGPDSPVQPRHVVAGLLTEPEGIAARAVHQLGVSEGQLLDALGLPADAVTRGADTATPVDISSAAVHFDTESKQTLSRTLNVALHFGHNYIGTEHLLLALAAEGSASGPLHSLGLDVDRLRPWITAEVERIAEARKGEQRPPAQA; from the coding sequence ATGGATCAGTTCCCGGTTTCTCTCGACAACCTCATCGCCTTCGTGCGCGCGATCCACCCGGAGGGCGACCCGCTCGCCCACCTCGGGGACGCGATGCGCGTCTCCAGCCGCCTCGAGGACCAGGGCGACGCCCTGATCGGCCACTTCGTCGACCAGGCCCGGCGCTCGGGCGCCTCCTGGACCCAGATCGGCGAGAGGATGGGGGTCTCCAAGCAGGCCGCCCAGAAGCGCTTCGTGGCACGCGCCGACGAGCTCGTCCCCGGGGGTGCGGGGAAGATGTTCGGCCGGTTCGCCCCGCGGGCCCGCAACGCTCTGGTCGCCGCCCGCCGGATCGCTGCCGGCGACGGCCCGGACTCGCCGGTGCAGCCCCGGCACGTGGTCGCCGGGCTGCTGACCGAGCCCGAGGGGATCGCCGCCCGTGCGGTCCACCAACTCGGCGTCTCGGAAGGGCAGTTGCTCGACGCCCTGGGCCTCCCGGCGGACGCCGTGACCCGGGGGGCCGACACCGCCACGCCGGTGGACATCAGCTCCGCCGCCGTCCACTTCGACACCGAGTCCAAGCAGACCCTCAGCCGGACCCTCAATGTGGCACTGCACTTCGGCCACAACTACATCGGCACCGAGCATCTGCTCCTCGCGCTGGCCGCCGAGGGATCGGCCAGTGGGCCGCTGCACTCCCTCGGCCTCGACGTCGACCGGCTCCGCCCGTGGATCACCGCCGAGGTGGAGCGGATCGCCGAGGCGAGGAAGGGGGAGCAGCGCCCGCCGGCCCAGGCCTGA
- a CDS encoding GNAT family N-acetyltransferase, protein MDLDLDLALGGSRLRTLRSGDAPLLVEATGQERARSLWGARPIGPYDLTSAQAALAEWESAAGGQVSYGVVQDGRLLAAIGLMPDPPAIPGGPPTGAELAYWVRPESRRQGIALRAVRALTRWAHEEAGLRRLWLEIAPENAASQRLAARAGYRYETRLPRHCRSWIHQDPALDLRHDCLIWGHGEAG, encoded by the coding sequence ATGGATCTCGACCTGGATCTGGCGCTCGGCGGGTCCAGGCTGCGCACCCTGCGGTCCGGGGACGCCCCTCTCCTGGTCGAAGCGACGGGACAGGAGCGGGCGCGGTCCCTCTGGGGAGCGCGCCCGATCGGGCCGTACGACCTGACGTCAGCTCAGGCCGCCTTGGCGGAATGGGAGTCGGCCGCAGGCGGGCAGGTCTCCTACGGCGTGGTCCAGGACGGACGGCTGCTCGCGGCGATCGGCCTGATGCCGGACCCGCCCGCGATCCCCGGCGGCCCGCCGACCGGCGCCGAACTCGCCTACTGGGTACGGCCGGAGAGCCGCCGGCAGGGGATCGCCCTGCGGGCGGTGCGGGCGCTGACCCGGTGGGCCCACGAGGAGGCGGGGCTCCGCCGGCTGTGGCTGGAGATCGCACCGGAGAACGCGGCCTCCCAGCGGCTGGCCGCCAGGGCCGGCTACCGCTACGAGACCCGGCTCCCCCGGCACTGCCGGTCCTGGATCCACCAGGACCCGGCGCTGGACCTCCGCCACGACTGCCTCATCTGGGGGCACGGCGAGGCCGGTTGA
- a CDS encoding helix-turn-helix domain-containing protein, whose amino-acid sequence MVRTPLTPEERRRGERLGALLRRARGERSMVEIAAAAGVSAETLRKIETGRAPTPAFFTIAALATALGLSLDELLAACAETPDWTGGDAALTA is encoded by the coding sequence ATGGTGCGAACCCCTCTGACCCCGGAAGAGCGGCGACGCGGCGAACGCCTGGGGGCGCTGCTGCGCCGGGCACGCGGCGAGCGCAGCATGGTCGAGATCGCCGCGGCGGCCGGCGTCTCCGCGGAGACCCTCCGCAAGATCGAGACCGGCCGGGCCCCCACCCCGGCCTTCTTCACCATCGCGGCCCTGGCCACCGCCCTGGGACTGTCCCTGGACGAGCTGCTCGCGGCCTGCGCGGAGACCCCGGACTGGACCGGCGGCGACGCGGCACTCACGGCCTGA